The Paramormyrops kingsleyae isolate MSU_618 chromosome 12, PKINGS_0.4, whole genome shotgun sequence region ccttccgatcacagacacaaAAGCTTAGCTCACTGAGCCATGTTTTTACTATTATGCTAAACTCCTCTGGTAGAGTATCTATAGTCTTCTATTAATGTTACACTGTGTTTCCCTCTTATTCTTTCCAACCACATGACTCTAGCGCCATCTCAGGCCATGCAAGGATACCGCAGCCGACCTCGAACACATTGTTTGTTCCAATGGTCATCGTCTTGGGCTCCACACCTTCTGTGTCGGGCATTATGTTTTCAGGATAGCTGGGAAAACACGAAAGACCTGTATCAGTCGGGCCGGCTCTGCGGATAAGTCATCGGAAGGCGGCTGAAACAGACTCACCAGTTGATGATGAGGGCCTGCTCTTCTATGAGGTTCCCTTCACCGATGATGATCGGTCCTGCTTCTGCGATAATGCGAGCTTTGGGGTGAACCACTGTTCGGGGGCCTGAAGGATTCAACCACAAGACAATGGCTTCATGTTTCCGTAGTAAGAAGTAGCTGATAAACACTCCTAAACATAAACTATTACACAACtgtgtccattcatccattcatttttcgAGTACTtatccagggtcacgggggaaCTTTACGCTTTAAGGAGTGTGGACCGGATGCTATATTCTAATCCAATGCAGACATCCCAAATCACCCTTAAGTCCCAGGAGTCTCCCGCAAAATGACAGCATCTCCCTGACACCCGCAAATGTCCCGGAAATTCAGCGGTGGTAAAATTAGCCAGCAAGAAGTTGTACCGCTGCAACCCCGCCCCAAAATTTACCACCGCTTTCTAGCCGCGGTCAGCAAATTCCCCCCCCCGTCGGTAATATATATACGGTATTACCGTAATACCAGCCACGCATTGGCCAGCATCCCCGCCCTACCGGATGCCCCTAATCTGCATCCCTGAAATCAATATCGCTGAGATGGGATGTCTGCTAACGCacggcatgcatgcacacacacatacaagcacAGATTACTAACAATGTAGGGACAACAATTCACCTAAATGCACGTGTTTGGATTACTGGGGAAACCCACGCAACACGGAGGGAACAAGCAACTCCATACAGAGGGCAGTTTGCCCCCAGTCACCGCGACACCACGACCGTGTTCGCAAACcaaaaaataagcaaacaatAATGACGAGCTTCGCAGCCAGGATGAGGTAATCGTAAGACGTCTTACCTATGGTGACATCTCCCTTTATCTCGCTTTCAACACAAACTACGGCTCCTGCTGCAATTTTCGCACttaaacaagacaaaaaaagaatCGAACTTTAAAACCAACAAGACCTTATATTACGCTGTCATGTCACATCGTTGAGACAACATATAActaaattactaaaataattaattcaCTGTAATGATAACACGACCGGCCTATCAATTATGTTGAGCTTTTTTTGGGTGTTGCCTGGTGATTTCCTATCCATAACCATAAATGTATAAACAAGCACATCATCATAACAAAACAATCACTTATCTGAAGTACGTTTTAACATGTACAAGTATAAAAATAACATGCTTCATTATTACAATACCTTTTTTGTGCcatttgttttgcatttgtgtCCGCCATCTTCACTGAATCCTACCATCGACAATCGATTAATACGCCAAACACAGGCCATGAACGAAGTGGCGATATTTGATTACGTGAGTCTAAAAAGAATGGTATTTGGAGCGCAGAAAAACGCGGTTTTGCTGCCGCCTGCTGTATGATTTGTGTTATAACGGCCGAACTTTTCTATTTGCTTACGGTATTATTAAAAGCTTTTTACAGACCAGCAAAAATAAGTGTAATAAAACACGAGACAAAGATAATAAATCACACAATCCGTAAGCGTTTTAAGAATAAGGGGTGTACTGACTATAGGCTACTCATAATCATTGCTGTACTGTAAATTCCTTCTGAAGCCAGCAGACCTCGTTTCACATTGGATTTTGGGTGCTGAACTAGTTTGCATTACTACCAGTAACGTACATCATAAAATTCTAATCCAAACCACTAATGAATGACTCAGAACGTAAACTATCCCAAATTCTACTTCAAAGTCGTCTTCAGCATCTACTAGCAAAGAAACAGTAATACAAAACTCCCGAAGGTACGCAGCTTACAATCTTAAACACACGTGTaggtttatattaaaaattaactATAGCAACATAACAGACAAATGGTACACATCTAAATGTGGCGGCAGGAGGCAGGTTGGAACATTGAATTCTGCATGATGTGGCGGCAGGGGGTTGGCACTTCAAGGTGCTGCACACACTGTAAGTCACTCTAATTGGTTGTTCCTCCTCTGTATGACATAAGCAGGGGAAAACTCAGAGCCCAATTACCGGGATACGGTGGCAACAGCTGTCTGCCAGTAATGCGAGTTGTTATGCTGACACCATGTGGCAAATGATTCTTGCATTTTGTCAGACATGGCACATCCATCACGATCATGCCGTGCTGAGCAACATCTGCTCCCTTGCTGCTGGATATGATCTTGTTATGTCTGTGTCACTCCTACACGGAAAGGAGATGTTTTGCAGTCAAGTAAAGAAAGTGAATTTACTGCCCGTACAGCAACTTGTGTCATTGCTCCGAGCCAGAGCTGGTTAGCACAGGACGGGGCGCAAAGTGTTTAGAGTCttctttcattcatttaaaagatTCTCCTTGAATGCTATTTTCTCAAGGAGGGAACATGGTTTCCATATGCAACAGATACTTACGTCATCTGTGGTTAATTCAGAGATGCAGAGCTGCACGATTTTGGTGTGTAAGAAGAAACTCAGACACTGGAGGACATTCAAActcccacactcacacacacacacacacacacacacacacgcacacacacacacacgcacacacacacacagataagggTAAGGATTCATCACCCCATCCTTGGTACTGTGGAGTGGTAGTAATACCTACTGAGCCAGCATAAAATGTCCATGTTGGTTCTGTAATGGGAAATTTCCATTCCGCAATGTTCCAAGACTCTTTGGAGGGACACAAATTTCTCTCTTCAGTTAATAACACTACACTGTAAACCACCTGTCGGATGTACTATAGTAGGTCATTGTGCTGATCTgaacaagaaatttaaggttCCCCACAACTTTCAGGAACTGTACTTGACCAAAGAACATGTCGCAGATGAAAATAAGTAATTCAGCCATAACATTTTACTccagggcacaaatacttagtaagttactactgaagtacaaatcatgaacataTATAGTcgacttgagataaaagatgcatgacaattcattaatgaacaaacatgagatcagtatttcacttgtgttactCATGACTGGTTCCTCTAGTAGTTCCTTCAAAAGTTCACAAAGGTTAAAAGGATTAACAGTAACAAATACAGTGGCTgcttgagaaaaaaaattgtgtcatgatttattaatgatgtattaacatgagatcagtatgtaagatttagtttgtggttaattaatacatacgTAAGCAGCTGTTTTGCAGACGTTTACCAGGAACCAGCTAAGCTTAATGTCAGGAAAAAAATCTTAATAAgtcttaataaaaaataactagAAAGCTGGAGCTAATAAGAACCAAGTAGTTTTGGGAGGTGCTGTTTGTGTGCCGCAGGCTGGGTGATACCGCCGACACCCCCACCCGTTTCTCAGCAGTCATTGCTCTGGATTAGAACTCAATGACCCGAATCCCCCAGTTCAGTTCTCATTATTAAAAAACAAGCTGGCTGGCTGTGTGACCCATCATGGCTGCCCGGGCTTGTCCATCACAGCGTCGTGTTTTCGCAGCTACTGGCTGCTGGGTCTGATTGGACGGCACGCAGAACGTGCGGCGGGGACACTTAAGTCGGTCACGATGATGTGACCACGCGTCGTCCGGCGTTCTGGAATTTCACATGCCGATATCGATTCCGAGGCTGGTTACCTGAAGTCGCTTGCGGAAACTCAGAGGGACCCCAGCTGTCGATGCTGCCACCTCCATGCTGACCCCATTAGCCGTCGTTCCAGCTGCCGCCAGCGATCCGTCAGCATCTGCACTGTATTCTCTCTCGCCACACGGCGGGGCTGACTGGTCGGCTGGTATCAGTGGGTCTATTTTGGCGACGCTGTGATATGTAAGAGATTAAACTGGACTTTTACGCAGCAGATATGTATCGATCTGACCGCGTATGATGTTTGCAGGCTGGAACTCATCGGAAGAAAGTTAAATAAACAGCCAGGACATGGCATGACTGCAGCCCAAAGCCTCATCGAAACTTGTGTCTTCTTGATAGTTCTCCTTGGCCTTAATCTTTGCAGTCTGGGTGTCACACGGCCAATGAAATTGCTTTGATAATTCATTGTTTCATGTTGCTTGAGGGTCAGACTGAATGCTTGAGGCCCCAGGCAGGGATGGTAGGGATGGTACACCctctctcaccccccccaccctccccagtaTGAAAAGGAAAACAAGATAAGCTTGACCCACAACAAGGCCGAACGAACGGATCCAGGAACAAAAAGCAGACATTTTGCCACCCCGGGTAAATATAGCCTGTGATTAGCTATCTATTGTTCTCTCTTTTGTTATCTAAGTTTGCGCTCTCCGTTTGGCATGTCGCGCCACGTCCCAAAACTCACGGGGCCCCGGCAGATCTATTTAAGAGCCGGCGCCCTTCTCCACACGGCCCAGCGATCCGCACACTGCCGCTCAGACTAGCATCAGGATGTTCTCCACAGGCCGGGCCTTGCCCCGCTCCTTCTATGGTTTCCCCCAGTTTGTGTTGGGACAGCCGCTGGCCCACAGGCACCGACCCAGCTACATGGAGGTGGAGGTTCTGGACCAACGCACGGGACGACTCATCTACGTCATCGACAAGGTAGGGCGGAGGCCCGCTGCTTTGTTTTTAGTATGTTAACTTTAGGTCATAAACACGGTGCCCTAACTACTGCTCACCCTACTGTAACACTGGAGTAGCCACAGGTGGTTCTGCTGTCGATGGTAGTGTCTCTGAGGAGAGGGTGAAGGTAGTGATGGGGAGTGAGTCtcagacctgggggggggggttccttctgacttcctgtctgttaattccACGGCTCGAGTTTAATCAGCTGCCTCTCAAAAGCTGTTCAGCCCATTCTAGTGCTTCGTGGTCCATCCTCGGGATGCTGGCCGAGGGCAAACGCAGCACTTCTGCCGCAGCATCCATGCTAGTGACCCTTCAAGCTTCATTAAGGAATTTACACCAGGTCGTCGTGGGTTTCATGACTGGCCAATGCTGTGAGATTCTCAGGGGTTACGTTTAATTACCGACAAATCGTGAACGTGTTTCAGGATTTCTACCGATTCCTGTATGtaggtttcccccccccccccagaattcTCTACTACttctatttctgttttttttctttagtatGGAGTTTCTCAAAGGGCAGATGCCTCTTCTAGAAGGACCCCGGGGAATTGAAGTTGCGTTACAAAGCTGTGCATAATTTTTGTGCTGATATACTTTTTTTGTTGCCTCAGAAACCCTCGATCTTCAACGTCGCCGGTTTCCAAGGACGTGCTTGTCATGCTTATCTTAGCATTTTTTGATAGTGAGGTGTGAACTCTCACTGCCCCtggaagccacacacacacacacacacacacacacacaaagcacagCCCCCTAATATGGGAGCACAGTAGATGGCTATATGTAGTGCTCCTTGACTCTGCTTTCACACCATTTGTTTCTGGAAGAGGAACCTTTCATTAGAGGTCCTCAGACCAACAGGCCAGCAGGGCGG contains the following coding sequences:
- the dctn6 gene encoding dynactin subunit 6: MADTNAKQMAQKSAKIAAGAVVCVESEIKGDVTIGPRTVVHPKARIIAEAGPIIIGEGNLIEEQALIINCYPENIMPDTEGVEPKTMTIGTNNVFEVGCVSQALKIGDNNVIESKAEVGRNVILTSGCIIGACCQVNTCELIPENTVIYGSGCMRRVQTERPQPQTLQLDFLMKILPNYHHLKKTVKGNATPGKI